A region of Candidatus Bathyarchaeota archaeon DNA encodes the following proteins:
- a CDS encoding 2-oxo acid dehydrogenase subunit E2: MKTVIMPKLDLAMDSGTIVEWFKKEGENVQEGERVVSIMTQKVTYEINAPTSGVLYKILAPVNAEVPVGKPIAVIMEPGDNAADIERYIKEVTVEEVVPKIVTKEPTVEAREEAKKEILRIKISPIAKKLAEEHGIDITKIKGTGPEGRITKEDVLNAIKELEARKGKVTPLAGVRKIIAERMTLSHKTIPPVTYSMELDATQMIAVRNILKEKENIDLSYNTLLIMAVAKAIRDFPIFNATIEEENIRILDEINIGLAVATDYGLVVPIIHNADKRENIRELNATVKDLIERARQNKLTIDEVSNGTFIITNLGMFGVDMFTPIIFPGQVAILGVGRIVEKPVAVSGQVMIKPMLTLSLTADHRVIDGALAAKFLRKIKENLENIHLMI, translated from the coding sequence ATGAAAACTGTGATAATGCCTAAACTTGATTTAGCAATGGATAGCGGGACCATTGTAGAATGGTTTAAAAAAGAGGGCGAAAACGTCCAAGAGGGCGAACGTGTAGTAAGTATAATGACCCAAAAAGTTACTTATGAAATCAACGCCCCAACTAGCGGTGTATTATATAAAATATTGGCACCGGTGAATGCAGAAGTACCCGTAGGAAAACCTATTGCAGTTATCATGGAGCCTGGGGATAATGCTGCCGACATTGAGCGCTACATTAAAGAGGTCACAGTGGAAGAAGTTGTCCCAAAAATTGTTACAAAAGAACCGACAGTTGAGGCTAGAGAGGAGGCAAAGAAAGAGATTTTGAGAATAAAAATCTCGCCAATTGCTAAAAAACTTGCAGAAGAACATGGAATTGACATTACAAAAATTAAGGGAACCGGCCCAGAGGGCAGAATAACAAAGGAAGACGTGTTAAACGCAATAAAGGAGCTTGAAGCCAGGAAAGGAAAGGTCACGCCCTTAGCAGGTGTCAGAAAAATAATTGCCGAAAGAATGACTTTAAGCCATAAAACGATTCCTCCAGTAACCTATTCCATGGAGCTAGATGCCACACAAATGATAGCCGTCCGCAACATACTTAAAGAAAAGGAAAATATCGATTTATCCTATAACACACTACTCATCATGGCTGTTGCTAAGGCCATAAGAGACTTCCCAATTTTCAATGCAACTATTGAAGAGGAAAATATACGTATACTAGACGAAATTAACATTGGATTGGCCGTCGCAACGGACTATGGACTTGTCGTCCCAATAATTCACAACGCGGATAAAAGGGAAAATATTAGAGAACTCAACGCGACTGTTAAGGACCTGATTGAACGCGCTAGACAAAACAAATTGACGATCGACGAAGTATCCAATGGTACGTTTATAATCACTAACCTAGGAATGTTTGGAGTAGACATGTTCACCCCGATAATTTTTCCAGGTCAAGTTGCAATATTAGGAGTTGGCAGAATCGTGGAAAAACCGGTGGCCGTTTCTGGGCAGGTTATGATAAAACCAATGTTGACACTATCTTTAACCGCTGATCATAGAGTGATAGACGGAGCTTTAGCCGCTAAATTCTTGAGGAAAATCAAAGAGAACTTGGAGAACATACATCTCATGATATAA
- a CDS encoding alpha-ketoacid dehydrogenase subunit beta: protein MREITYVEALNEALREEMRRDERVIILGEDVQLGYSGRGGLFLVTAELMKEFGPERVRDTPISEDGFVGAAIGAAATGLKPVVEVMYADFLLCCMNQIVNVAAKLRYSTGGQLKVPLVIRAMIGQGRGVGSDHSQVPLAWFMNVPGLKVVAPATPYDAKGLLKSSIREECPIMFFESFLLYRTKGFVPTEEYTVPLGKADVKKEGTDVTIVAVSTMVPRALSAAEKLKELNINAEVVDPRTLVPLDKETIIKSVMKTNRLVVAESGVKTCGVGAEIASMVMEEAFDYLDAPIKRVAAPHIPAPAAPTLEQITIPNENDIIKAVRELFER from the coding sequence ATGAGGGAAATAACTTATGTTGAAGCTTTAAATGAGGCGTTAAGAGAAGAAATGCGTAGAGACGAGCGCGTTATAATACTAGGCGAAGATGTCCAATTAGGATATTCCGGGCGCGGTGGCCTCTTTTTGGTCACAGCAGAGTTAATGAAGGAATTTGGACCAGAAAGAGTCAGGGATACACCGATTTCCGAGGACGGATTTGTTGGAGCGGCCATAGGGGCAGCTGCGACAGGCCTAAAACCAGTAGTAGAAGTGATGTACGCGGACTTTTTGCTTTGTTGCATGAACCAAATAGTAAATGTTGCTGCCAAACTACGTTATTCAACAGGCGGACAGTTAAAAGTCCCGCTTGTAATAAGAGCAATGATTGGACAGGGAAGAGGCGTAGGAAGTGACCATTCGCAAGTTCCTTTGGCTTGGTTCATGAATGTACCCGGTCTGAAAGTTGTTGCGCCAGCAACTCCCTATGACGCAAAAGGCCTATTAAAGAGTTCAATACGAGAGGAATGCCCAATAATGTTTTTCGAGTCGTTCCTTCTTTACCGCACTAAGGGGTTCGTGCCTACGGAGGAATATACGGTGCCATTGGGAAAAGCTGATGTGAAGAAGGAAGGAACAGACGTCACGATAGTTGCGGTGTCCACAATGGTGCCCCGCGCACTTTCAGCAGCTGAAAAATTAAAAGAGTTAAACATTAATGCCGAAGTTGTAGACCCTCGGACGCTTGTGCCCCTTGATAAAGAGACCATAATCAAGTCTGTAATGAAAACTAATCGCCTTGTAGTCGCAGAAAGTGGTGTAAAAACTTGTGGAGTTGGTGCCGAGATCGCTAGCATGGTCATGGAGGAAGCATTTGACTATCTGGACGCTCCAATAAAGAGGGTTGCTGCCCCACATATTCCAGCACCCGCCGCCCCAACATTAGAGCAAATAACAATCCCGAATGAAAATGATATAATAAAAGCTGTAAGAGAACTTTTCGAGAGGTAG
- a CDS encoding thiamine pyrophosphate-dependent dehydrogenase E1 component subunit alpha, producing the protein MYTKMLEIRRFEEKIGEEYGKGLVPGLVHLSIGQEGVAVGVCANLKDDDYAIGTHRGHGIAIAKGVPLDKLAAEILGKESGCCKGRGGSMRVAYINKGLLYSCPIVGTGLPLAVGVGLSIKLRRTNQVAVSFFGDGASNTGDFHEALNLAAIWKLPVIFVCENNMYAISVHIKKSTSVENISERARGYNIPGITVDGNDVIAIYNAAREAIQRARNGGGPTLIECKTYRTVGHGTTDPGVAYRSIEEIDEWKKKCPINRLRSYLIANRILSEESLQRIEGEVEARVKEAIKFAEESPYPSPDQVAEYVY; encoded by the coding sequence ATGTACACAAAAATGCTTGAAATACGTCGATTTGAGGAAAAAATAGGCGAAGAATACGGGAAAGGACTTGTACCTGGACTGGTGCATCTCTCCATAGGCCAAGAGGGTGTTGCGGTAGGAGTGTGCGCTAATTTGAAAGACGATGACTATGCAATCGGCACCCATCGAGGCCATGGAATTGCAATTGCGAAAGGAGTACCATTAGACAAACTTGCAGCTGAAATTCTAGGGAAAGAAAGCGGTTGTTGCAAAGGCAGAGGTGGTTCCATGAGAGTTGCATACATCAATAAGGGCTTATTGTATTCCTGTCCCATAGTAGGAACAGGTTTACCGTTAGCAGTGGGAGTGGGACTATCAATAAAATTACGTAGAACTAATCAGGTTGCCGTAAGTTTCTTCGGAGACGGTGCATCAAATACCGGGGACTTTCATGAGGCGTTAAATCTAGCAGCTATATGGAAGTTGCCCGTAATTTTTGTATGCGAAAATAATATGTACGCCATTTCGGTGCATATTAAAAAGTCAACGTCTGTAGAGAATATTTCGGAAAGAGCGCGTGGATATAATATTCCTGGAATCACTGTCGACGGAAACGATGTAATCGCAATATATAATGCGGCGCGTGAAGCTATTCAAAGAGCAAGAAACGGCGGTGGTCCTACTCTAATTGAATGTAAAACTTATAGAACGGTTGGTCATGGAACGACCGACCCGGGAGTTGCTTATAGATCCATAGAGGAAATTGACGAGTGGAAGAAGAAATGTCCAATAAACAGATTGAGGAGCTACTTGATTGCTAACAGGATACTTAGTGAGGAGAGTCTCCAACGGATAGAGGGTGAAGTAGAGGCAAGGGTTAAAGAGGCCATAAAATTTGCAGAAGAAAGTCCATACCCATCTCCGGACCAGGTAGCAGAATATGTATACTAA
- a CDS encoding NAD(P)-dependent oxidoreductase encodes MSEKPVVGFAGIGLMGGPMAKNILKNGYPLIVWNRTPKKIEEHVKLGAKPAKNPKELAEKSDIVICMLATPSATEDVMLGRGDLQNLGIIDGLKKGSIVIDMSTNLPSVVKNLAEVVRAKGGEFVDAPVIGSVKPATEGTLTILAAGKKEVVDKVKPILETMGKKIWYIGDTGSGCAMKLTMNLHLHIITGAFAESITFGAKAGLDPALIVEIWNNSIFKTYITETKGKKVIDGDWTPAFTLELAAKDTRLAVEMAREVGACVPLGSLIEQLYNTAIANGMKSLDYCALAAMYERLSNVKVSRPSKS; translated from the coding sequence ATGAGTGAAAAACCGGTAGTCGGCTTTGCTGGAATAGGATTAATGGGCGGCCCGATGGCGAAAAACATTCTAAAAAATGGATATCCCCTCATTGTATGGAATAGAACCCCGAAAAAAATTGAAGAACATGTCAAGCTTGGAGCCAAACCGGCAAAAAATCCAAAGGAATTAGCGGAAAAATCAGACATTGTAATATGTATGCTGGCGACACCCTCCGCTACAGAAGATGTAATGTTGGGTAGGGGAGACCTTCAAAACTTAGGGATTATTGACGGGCTTAAAAAGGGAAGCATTGTAATAGACATGAGTACAAACCTGCCAAGCGTTGTTAAAAACCTAGCTGAAGTTGTAAGAGCGAAAGGTGGAGAATTCGTAGACGCCCCCGTCATAGGTAGCGTTAAACCGGCAACAGAGGGAACTTTAACGATACTTGCTGCTGGCAAAAAAGAAGTTGTCGACAAAGTTAAGCCAATACTAGAAACCATGGGCAAAAAAATATGGTATATAGGTGATACTGGAAGCGGATGCGCCATGAAACTAACCATGAATTTACACCTGCATATAATAACAGGTGCTTTCGCTGAGAGCATCACATTTGGAGCAAAGGCAGGGCTTGACCCAGCTTTGATAGTTGAAATATGGAACAACAGCATTTTCAAGACGTATATAACCGAAACTAAGGGAAAAAAAGTTATAGATGGAGACTGGACCCCAGCTTTCACGTTAGAACTTGCTGCCAAGGACACCCGATTGGCTGTTGAAATGGCAAGGGAAGTTGGTGCATGTGTCCCATTAGGCAGTCTCATCGAGCAGCTTTATAATACTGCAATAGCCAATGGAATGAAGTCACTTGATTATTGCGCACTAGCAGCTATGTATGAGCGTCTAAGCAATGTTAAAGTATCGCGTCCTTCAAAATCGTAA
- a CDS encoding aminopeptidase P family protein: MSFGVMGVDFEERVNYDRLRKERLERAKEQLKAHNLGALLCFDFDNIRYITSTHVGEWARNKMQRYVILPLDSDPILFDPAAPAKRKTCPWIADRVFPAVGSMRGSIPPEVGMIEKVADSIVDVLKKYKIADLPLGVDIIEIPLIEALTKRGIKVVDGQQAMLDARIIKTKDEIELLGIAASMVDAAYAEVARNLVPGVRENELVALVNNVLYTLGSDLVECVNVVSGPRGAPHPHVFADRIIRPGDMVYLDIMHSYNGYRTCYYRTFVVGEPTKAQIEAYEKAWAWLKASIDAVKPGATTADIARCWPSAEELGFKNEEEAFLLQFGHGVGLSIWEKPVISRLFSLERPFKIQKGMVFALETWCPSKDGRGAARIEEEVVVTDTGCERLFKFPAEELISCPIT, encoded by the coding sequence ATGAGTTTTGGAGTGATGGGAGTGGATTTTGAAGAAAGAGTTAACTACGACCGCCTACGGAAAGAACGGTTAGAAAGAGCAAAAGAGCAACTTAAAGCCCATAACCTCGGAGCGTTGCTCTGCTTCGACTTCGATAATATACGCTACATTACCAGTACACACGTGGGGGAATGGGCTAGAAATAAAATGCAAAGATATGTAATACTACCATTAGATTCTGATCCAATACTCTTTGATCCTGCTGCACCAGCGAAAAGAAAAACTTGTCCATGGATCGCTGATAGAGTTTTCCCAGCAGTAGGGTCCATGAGAGGATCCATTCCTCCGGAAGTAGGCATGATAGAAAAAGTCGCAGATAGCATAGTGGATGTTTTAAAGAAATATAAGATTGCAGATTTGCCATTGGGTGTGGACATAATAGAGATCCCTTTGATAGAAGCTTTAACTAAACGGGGAATTAAGGTCGTTGACGGCCAGCAGGCAATGCTTGATGCCAGAATTATTAAGACAAAGGATGAAATTGAATTGCTGGGCATAGCAGCATCTATGGTGGATGCAGCTTATGCTGAAGTAGCAAGGAATCTCGTACCAGGAGTTAGAGAGAATGAGTTAGTCGCCTTGGTCAACAATGTTCTTTATACCCTTGGATCAGACTTAGTGGAATGCGTAAACGTTGTCTCGGGCCCGAGGGGGGCGCCTCACCCTCATGTGTTCGCTGATAGAATAATTAGGCCAGGCGACATGGTATACCTTGACATAATGCATTCATACAATGGCTACCGCACCTGCTACTATAGAACTTTTGTTGTAGGTGAGCCAACAAAGGCGCAGATTGAAGCTTATGAGAAGGCTTGGGCGTGGCTAAAAGCTTCTATAGATGCGGTTAAGCCTGGAGCGACTACAGCGGATATTGCACGATGTTGGCCTTCTGCCGAGGAACTCGGGTTTAAAAACGAGGAAGAGGCCTTCCTGCTTCAATTTGGCCATGGGGTTGGATTAAGCATTTGGGAAAAACCAGTTATTTCAAGGCTATTCTCATTAGAACGTCCATTTAAAATTCAGAAAGGTATGGTTTTCGCTCTTGAGACTTGGTGTCCTTCCAAGGATGGAAGAGGCGCTGCAAGAATCGAAGAGGAAGTTGTCGTGACAGATACTGGTTGCGAAAGACTATTTAAATTCCCAGCTGAAGAATTAATATCCTGCCCCATAACTTAG
- a CDS encoding cupin domain-containing protein codes for MSTVSKPYPPPGLEWWTKKEPVVVKVSEVKPIEPPKHTNSSSFPLIRTENMEVFITEMRPGAVAELDVHPVSEHAFFVLSGRGKWVIEGKEYTLEPGMFIWMPAGAKHENLTVGGETLRMVVLFAPSRLKEKK; via the coding sequence ATGTCCACGGTATCTAAACCATACCCGCCACCAGGCTTAGAATGGTGGACAAAAAAGGAGCCGGTAGTAGTCAAAGTGTCCGAAGTTAAACCCATAGAGCCGCCAAAACATACGAACTCTTCGTCGTTTCCCCTTATAAGAACTGAGAACATGGAAGTCTTCATAACTGAGATGAGACCCGGCGCTGTCGCTGAACTTGACGTTCATCCAGTTTCAGAACATGCCTTCTTTGTACTTTCAGGAAGAGGTAAATGGGTGATAGAGGGAAAGGAGTACACGTTAGAACCTGGAATGTTTATATGGATGCCTGCTGGTGCGAAACATGAGAACTTAACAGTAGGCGGTGAAACGCTGCGAATGGTCGTGTTGTTTGCACCCAGCAGATTAAAAGAGAAGAAATAG
- a CDS encoding branched-chain amino acid ABC transporter permease — translation MKAKQFKLNVGYSLLAVVVIIMALLPVIGVRWYVLHVLFVFFVYLALANMWNLLAGYSGLVSLGQPAFMGIAGYTVAMLLWFYNIPLYLATLAACVVATLFAAILSIPLFRMRGLYFSIGTLLLNEICRVWFNWWRPIPVPGAPVGGGAGFGIVSGLSPTSLYYLALAVGIVSILLMRFILKSKLGAGLMAIRDNEKAAATCGINVFRCKLYSFLIATFFTGLASCVFYFFQGHIEPKGAFSITWLNVMLMAVIIGGISTEEGPIVGTAIVVLLEQILPGYAQYSPLILGILLVIVITVTPPGIIGLLRKTRTYDTLLRYLSSTRTKSGDK, via the coding sequence ATGAAGGCCAAGCAATTTAAATTAAATGTTGGATATTCGCTGTTAGCTGTCGTAGTTATAATAATGGCTCTCTTACCAGTGATAGGCGTCAGATGGTATGTTCTTCACGTTCTTTTTGTGTTCTTTGTTTATCTGGCTCTTGCAAACATGTGGAATCTGTTAGCCGGTTATTCCGGACTTGTTTCTTTAGGTCAACCTGCATTTATGGGCATTGCAGGGTACACCGTGGCAATGTTATTGTGGTTCTATAATATACCTTTATACCTCGCCACATTAGCGGCATGTGTAGTCGCCACCTTGTTTGCAGCAATTCTTTCCATTCCCCTCTTTAGAATGAGGGGCCTCTATTTCTCCATAGGAACTCTTCTGCTGAATGAAATATGCAGAGTTTGGTTCAACTGGTGGAGGCCTATCCCCGTTCCAGGGGCTCCTGTGGGTGGAGGCGCAGGTTTTGGAATCGTAAGCGGACTTTCTCCAACGAGTCTTTATTACCTGGCCCTTGCAGTTGGAATAGTGTCTATACTACTTATGCGATTTATCTTAAAATCAAAACTAGGGGCAGGTCTCATGGCGATCCGCGATAACGAAAAGGCAGCCGCAACATGCGGCATAAACGTGTTTAGATGCAAGTTATATTCGTTTTTAATAGCCACATTTTTCACGGGTTTAGCTTCATGTGTCTTCTATTTCTTTCAAGGCCACATTGAACCAAAAGGCGCATTTAGCATTACATGGTTAAATGTAATGCTCATGGCAGTCATTATAGGAGGTATCAGCACGGAGGAAGGTCCGATTGTGGGGACAGCAATAGTCGTTTTGCTGGAACAGATACTGCCCGGATACGCCCAATACAGTCCCCTCATTTTAGGTATATTGCTTGTCATAGTAATCACGGTAACACCGCCGGGCATAATAGGGTTGTTACGCAAAACTCGAACATACGATACCTTATTAAGATACCTATCAAGCACCCGGACAAAATCCGGTGACAAATAA
- a CDS encoding branched-chain amino acid ABC transporter permease gives MISESLIPPIINGILLGGLYAVIGLGLSLVFGVMKMVNLAHGAFVIFGSYMGLVLLTVLGLDPIIAIVLIAPTLFVVGYIAQKFLINRAYRLGAEPSLLITYGISIILANLFQQIFSPYFKSLVTPYAIEGLKIGPYSIPLIYVLDFIASFIAMLVLHWLLNRTYVGLSIRCASQDPVAAKLMGMRIDHVYALTLGISLFFASIAGVFLGLTFPFNPASSFTYLFIAFGVVVIGGLGSMAGTFIGGIVLGLSQTLGSYFLGVGLQTFAGFIVIFIMLAIRPQGIFGVKE, from the coding sequence ATGATCTCTGAAAGCTTAATTCCACCAATAATTAACGGTATTCTTCTAGGAGGGCTATACGCCGTAATCGGGTTAGGTCTTTCGTTGGTATTTGGCGTCATGAAAATGGTCAACTTAGCCCATGGCGCCTTTGTTATATTTGGCAGTTATATGGGACTGGTGTTACTAACCGTTTTGGGACTGGATCCCATTATTGCCATAGTCTTAATAGCCCCTACATTATTTGTTGTTGGTTATATCGCTCAAAAGTTCTTGATAAATAGGGCCTACCGATTAGGAGCTGAGCCTTCACTCTTAATAACTTACGGGATATCAATAATTCTTGCAAATCTATTTCAACAAATTTTTTCTCCATACTTCAAATCGTTGGTAACTCCTTACGCCATTGAAGGCCTAAAAATAGGTCCATACAGCATTCCACTTATATATGTGCTAGACTTCATAGCATCTTTCATAGCGATGTTAGTGCTTCATTGGCTACTAAATAGAACCTATGTAGGCTTATCAATCCGTTGTGCATCACAGGACCCAGTAGCTGCCAAGCTAATGGGAATGCGTATCGATCACGTGTACGCGTTAACCCTCGGTATTTCGTTGTTTTTCGCCTCTATTGCCGGCGTGTTTCTTGGGTTAACATTTCCATTTAATCCCGCCTCATCATTTACATACCTCTTCATCGCCTTCGGTGTCGTGGTAATAGGCGGATTGGGAAGCATGGCAGGAACTTTTATTGGCGGCATTGTTCTTGGATTATCTCAAACTTTGGGCTCCTATTTTCTCGGCGTGGGCCTCCAAACTTTTGCAGGTTTTATCGTGATATTCATAATGTTAGCGATTAGACCGCAAGGAATATTTGGTGTCAAAGAATGA
- a CDS encoding ABC transporter ATP-binding protein produces MNEELLKLEDVSVFYGDFCAVRNINLSVQNGEIVSLIGANGAGKTTILNAIMGLVHPAKGAIIFDNKRIDKLDASQIVSLGISLVPEGRRIFPMLTVYENLIAGAYISRARNQKEQMLKKVYDLFPILKERNKQLAGTLSGGEQQMLAIGRALMSNPKLLLLDEISLGLSPIVTLKLYDAIKKINSEGTTVLVVEQNIRQSLKVSHRAYILKSGEIVLSGKSKDLKDEEEIKSAYFGV; encoded by the coding sequence ATGAATGAGGAGCTACTAAAGCTTGAAGATGTTTCAGTTTTCTATGGTGATTTTTGTGCCGTCAGAAACATAAACCTAAGCGTTCAGAATGGTGAAATTGTATCACTCATCGGTGCCAATGGAGCGGGCAAAACTACCATACTGAATGCGATAATGGGCTTAGTTCATCCGGCTAAAGGAGCTATTATTTTTGATAATAAACGAATAGATAAACTGGATGCGTCCCAAATAGTTTCGCTCGGAATCTCATTAGTCCCGGAGGGACGAAGAATCTTTCCAATGTTGACTGTGTATGAAAACCTTATTGCAGGGGCATATATTTCAAGGGCAAGAAATCAAAAAGAACAAATGTTAAAAAAAGTATATGATCTATTTCCAATACTCAAGGAGAGAAATAAACAGCTTGCTGGTACACTAAGCGGTGGGGAGCAACAAATGCTTGCAATAGGACGTGCATTAATGTCTAATCCAAAGCTCCTACTCCTCGATGAAATTTCTCTCGGCCTGTCACCCATCGTCACGCTCAAACTATACGATGCCATTAAAAAAATAAATTCAGAGGGCACTACTGTGCTGGTAGTTGAACAGAACATAAGGCAAAGTCTAAAAGTCTCCCATAGAGCATACATCCTAAAAAGTGGCGAGATAGTCTTAAGTGGAAAGTCAAAAGATCTAAAGGATGAAGAGGAGATAAAATCAGCTTACTTCGGTGTTTAA
- a CDS encoding ABC transporter ATP-binding protein produces MTTGDVILDVQRLRKSFGGLIAVKDLSFHLNEGEVLGLMGPNGAGKTTVFNLISGVYKPDSGVIKYKGINIAGFPPYKIRRLGIARTYQIPQPFSRLTVFQNVLIAAMYGGGFNRAESEKKTWEVLNLIGLSDKGDLPAGSLKLLDLKSLELARALVSNPSVLLVDEVGAGLTDAEIPQLLKILKTINEMGVSIILIEHIPKLVLEAVDRLIVMSSGEKIADGSPREVIKDIRVIESYFGKELEEE; encoded by the coding sequence ATGACCACCGGCGACGTGATTCTGGATGTTCAGAGGCTTAGGAAAAGTTTCGGAGGATTAATTGCTGTTAAAGACCTATCCTTTCACTTGAATGAAGGTGAAGTATTAGGTTTAATGGGTCCAAATGGGGCGGGTAAAACAACAGTTTTTAATTTGATATCTGGTGTTTACAAGCCGGATTCTGGGGTAATAAAATATAAAGGGATAAATATTGCGGGGTTTCCACCATATAAAATACGTAGGCTGGGAATAGCAAGAACCTATCAGATTCCACAACCTTTTTCACGTCTAACAGTTTTTCAAAATGTTTTAATTGCAGCTATGTATGGAGGGGGATTTAATAGAGCTGAGTCTGAGAAAAAAACATGGGAAGTGCTTAATCTCATCGGCCTCTCAGACAAAGGAGACCTCCCCGCCGGAAGTTTAAAGCTTCTAGACCTTAAAAGCCTAGAGCTAGCTAGAGCTCTCGTATCTAATCCATCGGTGCTATTAGTCGACGAAGTTGGAGCAGGCTTAACGGATGCAGAAATTCCTCAACTACTCAAGATTCTAAAAACGATAAACGAGATGGGTGTTTCCATTATACTAATTGAGCATATTCCGAAACTTGTATTAGAAGCCGTTGACAGACTTATAGTAATGAGTTCAGGCGAAAAAATAGCTGACGGTAGTCCCAGGGAAGTAATCAAAGATATACGTGTAATCGAATCTTATTTTGGCAAAGAACTTGAAGAGGAATGA
- a CDS encoding ABC transporter substrate-binding protein — protein MVSKKVLVAIVVIIAIIVIASVVYILTRPTAEEILIGATLDLTGPMAAFNAGLTFGHQAAVEDINAQGGILVGDRRVMVKYIVYNNEGDPSKAATQAADLILKDGVIALVGGDGPPVTWNPICVQCDKYKTPIVAGSPWEPWWAGGPANKTVPGFPVAGGYNYAWSILFRIAAAPGTQTGHPWLEGKKGYRLADAAVGITKLFEDKYTMNPPRVAILACDDADGRGWYETFPKVVKEELGYIPWRTPVDTGETLGLYPPGTTDFTGIIEEWKRANCEILWANLPGIDFGTVVKQMAQLGYTPKLGWIARGAMFYEEVAAWGGDLPLGWLSEIKWDPTYDPATHRGIGETTAWSLHERWSQAKGTPVEVTQYCYTTGFGYAAMQILFDAISRAGKLDKDAINDAIAETDMYTIVGRVKFSKLSHDSPRPVVVGQWQKVDKPWKWEMRIVYSTVPEIKTNGEIIFPIPPK, from the coding sequence ATGGTAAGTAAAAAAGTTCTTGTTGCAATCGTTGTCATTATCGCCATAATAGTGATAGCATCCGTTGTGTACATTCTAACAAGACCTACTGCAGAAGAAATTCTAATAGGTGCTACCCTAGATCTTACAGGTCCAATGGCTGCCTTTAATGCCGGTTTAACCTTTGGCCATCAAGCAGCCGTTGAGGATATCAATGCTCAAGGCGGTATTTTAGTGGGTGACAGGCGGGTAATGGTTAAATACATAGTCTATAACAATGAAGGAGATCCTTCAAAAGCTGCAACCCAAGCAGCTGACCTTATACTGAAGGATGGAGTAATCGCCTTAGTCGGTGGAGATGGGCCGCCAGTTACCTGGAATCCAATTTGTGTCCAATGTGATAAATATAAAACTCCAATAGTGGCGGGCAGTCCATGGGAACCATGGTGGGCAGGTGGACCTGCCAATAAAACGGTTCCAGGTTTCCCTGTAGCCGGTGGCTACAACTATGCGTGGAGCATCCTCTTTAGAATAGCAGCGGCTCCAGGTACACAAACCGGGCATCCGTGGCTTGAAGGTAAAAAGGGATATAGACTTGCAGATGCCGCTGTGGGTATAACTAAACTGTTTGAAGACAAGTATACGATGAACCCCCCGAGAGTTGCGATATTAGCATGTGATGATGCTGATGGGCGAGGCTGGTACGAAACATTCCCGAAAGTTGTAAAGGAGGAGTTAGGTTACATCCCTTGGAGAACACCTGTAGATACAGGGGAAACCCTTGGTTTATACCCGCCTGGGACAACAGATTTTACAGGTATAATAGAGGAATGGAAAAGAGCCAATTGTGAGATACTTTGGGCGAACCTTCCGGGAATAGACTTCGGAACAGTTGTAAAGCAGATGGCACAGTTGGGTTATACTCCGAAATTGGGATGGATAGCCAGAGGTGCTATGTTCTATGAAGAGGTGGCCGCTTGGGGAGGAGACTTGCCGTTGGGTTGGTTATCCGAAATCAAGTGGGACCCAACTTATGACCCAGCAACGCATCGTGGTATAGGCGAAACAACTGCTTGGTCCTTACATGAAAGATGGTCTCAGGCTAAGGGCACTCCTGTGGAGGTTACCCAATACTGTTATACTACGGGCTTTGGATACGCGGCAATGCAAATTTTATTTGACGCAATTTCAAGGGCTGGAAAATTAGATAAGGACGCTATTAATGATGCAATAGCTGAAACTGACATGTACACGATCGTTGGGCGCGTCAAATTTTCAAAGCTGTCACATGACTCACCACGGCCAGTTGTCGTTGGTCAATGGCAAAAAGTAGATAAGCCTTGGAAATGGGAAATGCGCATAGTCTATTCAACAGTCCCGGAGATTAAAACAAACGGCGAAATAATATTCCCAATACCTCCAAAGTAA